The segment AGCGTTTCGACTCCAGGATGCGGTATACCAAATCTCTTGTGGGAATGACGATCTGGCGCAATTTGAATAAATCCCGGCGCACCAGGAATGTCTTTTCCATCACGTTTTTATCGGCTTTTTTCACGCGGTCAGTGTCTTCAATAGCAGCGAGCTGGTCTTCCAGGTCTTCAACAAGTGGGAAAAAGGAATCCACCACTTTATCCATCAATTTATACGTCACTTCCACCGGTTTGAATTGGTGGTGCTTGCTCGGATGGCTGAAAAAATCCCAAGTGATATTGACTTCTTTCAAATCCTCGAAATGAAAAGAAACGATGAAATTATCGGCAATAAAAACGTCAATTTCTTCCGCTTCCAGCGTCTCCTGGTTAAGAGAATGGAATACCAGGAAATTCACGTCTTCGTAGTACTCCAGTTTGGGCCGCTGCAGCGAGTGGATGCAGTCTTCAATCGCCAGCGGGTGGAAATGGAAATGGCTGCTTAACAGGCCGATTTCTTCATCCGTCGGATCAATAAAATCCACCCAATACCATTTCATGTCTTTCAGCGCCTCTAGCGGCGGATTGATTATCATCTTATCTTGTTGGTTGATTGCTTGTATTCGTATCATTTTGTTCCCCTTAGCTTTTTTTATTCAACAGTAAAGTAAATACTGCGAGTATGGCCAGATACACCAAAAACAGGATTAATGTAATGTCATGTGTTCCGTAGCGGTCATAAAGGATGCCAATGGCAAACGGCATGGCGCTTGAAATGATATAGCCGCCTGACTGGATCATCGCAGTCCAGCTGTTGACGTCATCAGCCCGGGTATTTTCATCGAGCGGCATCAATAACGCTATCGGAAACAATCCGCCAAGCGTAATGCCGAGGAAAACTGCGGCCGGCCAGACGAACGCTGTCCCTCCTGCCATCAGCATAACGATGCCCACAGCACCGGAAAGCAATAACACCATGGTCCAAAACAGGCGGCTCGGGAATTTCTGCAACAGCATCGGAATGGATAAATTGCTGATCAGCTGCACCAAAGACATTACCGTCAAGGCAGCACCGGCTGTCAACACGGTCATGCCTTTATCGCTGGCAATCGGTGCAAACCAAGTGATGAGCGAGAAAAACAGCGCCGACTGGAAAGCGAAAAACAGCAGCATATACCAAGCGCGCTTGTTCTTCCACGGCGAGACGGAAGGCGCCCCTCCAACATCAACCGCTTCATCTGCCGGCTCTTCAATGCGCTGCCAGAGAACCAGGGCCACGATAGCCAGCAAGCCCCAGCTTGCCAGAGCCAGAGGCCAGTTTAAAATGGTATAAAACACACCGGTCAGGCCGCTTGCCAAGGTGGCGCCAAGCCCCATGCCAAATGAGTAGACGCCGATTAATGAAGCGGTCCGGGTTGGAAAATTGCGTTTGATCATCGCAGACAATAACGGGCTGATGATGGCGATGGCCAGGCCAATGAAAAATGCGCTTGCGAGCAGCACCGGATAAGACGGCAC is part of the Planococcus shenhongbingii genome and harbors:
- a CDS encoding MFS transporter, producing the protein MTAHSKKTTLGLMVLAIFFVSLNLRPAISSIGPLLETIRTDLSLSNSQISLLTSVPVFCMGLFAPFAVSFNKKFGMKRSISILLVVIGTLTLVRGIVPSYPVLLASAFFIGLAIAIISPLLSAMIKRNFPTRTASLIGVYSFGMGLGATLASGLTGVFYTILNWPLALASWGLLAIVALVLWQRIEEPADEAVDVGGAPSVSPWKNKRAWYMLLFFAFQSALFFSLITWFAPIASDKGMTVLTAGAALTVMSLVQLISNLSIPMLLQKFPSRLFWTMVLLLSGAVGIVMLMAGGTAFVWPAAVFLGITLGGLFPIALLMPLDENTRADDVNSWTAMIQSGGYIISSAMPFAIGILYDRYGTHDITLILFLVYLAILAVFTLLLNKKS
- the corA gene encoding magnesium/cobalt transporter CorA, with protein sequence MIRIQAINQQDKMIINPPLEALKDMKWYWVDFIDPTDEEIGLLSSHFHFHPLAIEDCIHSLQRPKLEYYEDVNFLVFHSLNQETLEAEEIDVFIADNFIVSFHFEDLKEVNITWDFFSHPSKHHQFKPVEVTYKLMDKVVDSFFPLVEDLEDQLAAIEDTDRVKKADKNVMEKTFLVRRDLFKLRQIVIPTRDLVYRILESKRFILQEHKRAYFQDIHDHLIKLSHMIDSNRELTSDIRDNYISLNSYRMNNIMKTLTVITTIFMPLTFIAGIYGMNFNYMPELQWQGGYYAILTVMLLLGGGMFAWFYSKGWFDSE